In Microaerobacter geothermalis, the following are encoded in one genomic region:
- a CDS encoding helix-turn-helix domain-containing protein → MEYMTAREAAQKWNITVRRVQVLCSQGRIQGATRLGNVWAIPKDAKKPSDARSKMNRKT, encoded by the coding sequence ATGGAATATATGACGGCAAGAGAAGCTGCCCAAAAATGGAATATCACTGTCCGCCGTGTACAGGTTCTATGTTCACAGGGGAGGATTCAAGGAGCAACACGGCTTGGAAATGTTTGGGCGATTCCAAAGGATGCTAAAAAACCCAGTGATGCAAGGTCGAAAATGAATAGAAAAACATGA